GCCCAAACGTAACCGGTCGAAAAATCCGGGTTTGGCGGACACTCTTTCTTTCCGCCGTGGGTCGATGCGTACAGGATCTTTTTGTTGCCCTTAAGAAAATAAGAGCAGGTCGTACGACCCTCGCCATTCGAGACCATCTTAACGTTCGAGCCGTCGATGTTCATCTTAAAGATCTGGTCGCAGCCGAGGTTGTCCCGCTTTGACTGAAAGATCAGCTGTTTGCCGTCATACGAAAAATACGCCTCGGCATTCTCACCGCCGAAGGTGAGTTGCTTAATGTTTTTCAAGTGCTTTTCGCCCTCAAAAGCCAGCGAGTTTTGCTGTGCCCCAACATTTACAAATGCCAAAACAACGATTACGAGAAAAAGAGCATAGAACTTCATATATAAGAAATATACCATTAAATTAGCTAATTTGGCACATCGCGTGACCTCAAAGCTGGCAAACTACCGGCCTTTTGTGAGGTCACGCGCGTAATTGCCTAATCGATGGTCAATTCGGCCGGTAATGCTCAATGCCGCCGCTGATCTCGAGTGCGATCTTGCCCTCGGAATGAGCATAGTCAAGATGAGCGATCGACTCTGAGATCGCCAAAAAACGGTGAACGTCGTGATCGAAAGAGTCGGGAAACAGTTCGCGGGCAACGTCGAATGCGGTCGTGCCCGTTTTGGGCACAAGTGAGATTACGCGTCGTTGGCGTTCGTCGATCGCCCGAACGTAGCGGTTAAATATCTCTTCGAAATCGGTCACCGGCTCTCCGTGGCCGCCGTAGGCCAATGTAGGCGAAAAGCTGCGCAGGCGTGCAAGCGAAACAAGGTACTCACCCAACGACTGGAACCGCTGTGTCGGGTCGAGTGGATGCGGCGACAAGATGGGGTTGGGCGTGATCCGCTTGATGACGCAATCGCCGCAGATCAGCGTCCGGTCGGCCTCACGGACAAATGAGCACGAACCCGGCGTGTGGCCCGGCGTGTGAAGTACCCGCAACACACCGCCGTCAAATTCGAGTTCCGCATCGTCAAGCAGTGGTCGATATTCGCCATCCGCCAGGGAATCGGTCAAAAGACTAATTTCTTCGTACAGGCTCTGCATTTCCAGAAACACCGAATCAGGCACGCCAGAACGATGCATAAGGTCACGGTGCTCCTGATGGGCAAGGCGCCCAAAAAGGTGTCCGGTCTCCCATTCGTGTATCAAGACCTCGGCGTTCTTGGATTCGTCGCGAACTTGCTTGGTAAGTCCACAGTGGTCCTCATGGGCGTGGGTCAAAACGATCCGTCTGACATCCGAAAACTTGATGCCGTGCTGTGCAAGCTTTTCGCGCAAGGCTTTGGATGCAGCCGGCGTTTTAGGCCCGACGTCGATCAGCGTCACCGGATCTTCTTTGATCAGGTAAACATTGACATCACCTACATAGAACGGGGTTGGGATCGACAGTGGAATTATCTTCATATAAATTAACGCAGCACGTTACACGAATAGCACGAAACGATCGCAAAATACAGCGTCAGGCGCCTGTTGTCAGGATCTATCGAGCGAGCATTTATATACTTTTACAACCCAATAATAGTTGTCCGCACAACACTATTCGATCGACGGTATATGCTAAAATTCGCTTAAGCCAAAATTGAAACGGTTAAAATAACAAAAACATCACGTTTTTACTTGCCTAAATTCGGTTTTTGGGTTAAAAATTTCAAAGCTAATCTTTTCTTTGCAATTATCTGACCGCAATCGTTTTATAGTTCAGTCTTGAGTCCGATCACAGATCCGGCCCAAATAAACGGGGTATCCGACTTTCCCCCATTTTGCGACAGCAACAGCAATTGCCGGCAGAAATTCAAATGTATCAAGAGTTTAAGGAGATAAAATCAATGAGATCATTACCGTCAAACGCGGCGGCAGCGTTATCACGTCTCGTGGTATTTACAGCTGCATTGCTGGTGTTTACAGCGTCTGCAATGGCTCAAGCACAGGCAACCGCTGCCGACCTTTCTGGAACGGTGACCGACCCGAGTGGCGCCGTCGTCGCCGGTGCAACCGTTACAGCTAAGAATATTGGCACAAATGCCGCACGTACCGTCGTTTCAGGACCCGATGGCGATTACCAGTTCATCGGTCTGACGCCGGGAGCATATGAGATTTCCGCACAGGCATCTAACTTCAAGAAAGTAGTCATCTCTCCCGTCCGACTTACCGTCGGTCAGAGTGCTGCACTTTCGATCAAGCTTGAGATCGGTGGCCAGGACATTGTCGTTAATGTGTCGGGTGATGATGTTCAATTGGTCGAAACAACACGCACGACCGTCTCGAACACTATCGATCAGGCGCGCATCAACAACTTGCCGATCAACGAACGCAGTGCAACCGGTTTTGCCTTGACGCTTTCGACGGTTGGCCGTGATAACGGCCGTGCGGTCGGTCCGGCGCCGACATCGGGTCTCAACATCGGCGGCCAACGCGGTCGCTCGACGCTGGTCCAGGTCGATGGAGCCGATTTTACCGACAACTCGATCAACGCCGCGCGCTCGACCGTTTCGCAAGAGGCGGTTCAGGAATATCAGGTTACGACAAACTCGTATATGCCTGAATTTGGACGTGCGACAGGCGGTATCGTCAACGTTGTCACCAAACGTGGCAGCAATGATTTTCACGGTAACGTTTTCGGATTTATCCGTGACAAGAGCATCCAGTCCAAGAACGCATTTGCCCCGCTGATCGATAATGATCCGAGCAAAAAGCCCGGCTATACGCGTGCCCAATATGGAGCGACCCTCGGCGGTCCGATCGCTCGCGAAAAGGCATTCTTCTTTATTGCTTTCGAACAGCGTCGCCGTCAGGAATCCGGTTTCTTTACCGGCGATATCGTCGGCGGTGCAACCTCAAGCGTGACGATCGGTGCTCCGATCCTGCCTTTTACACAGACCTTTAACGGTATGACGGCGGCACAGGTCGGTTACGTCCAGGGCCTGATCGCAACCGGTATTCCGGCTAATATCAGCCAAGCCGTCAGCTATGCTTATCTGACCTCGGCCGGCACCCAGACCGCTCTCAACGGCGGCAGCACATTGATCAGTGCGGGTGGTGCGATCCCGGCGGGACAGCCTGTCGGCAACCGCTTTTTCCTTTCAGGTGCCCCGGTTCCCTTAACACGGAACGCGGGCGGCGAATTTGTTGCGTTTCGTCCGTTGAATCAGTTGCGGCGTATCTTCCCTATCTCGGAGGGTACAACCTATTATTCGGGACGCTACGATCAGGTCCTCAATGATAACAATCAGCTTTCGATCCGCGTCGGCTACAACCCGAGCCGGATCAATGGTATTCAGGACGAGTCGCAGAATCAGACGCTCGGACAGAATGACTACTCAAGAACGGGTATTCAGGACCTAAAGGATATGTCGTTTGGTGCATCGATCACCAGCATAATGCCGAAAAATCTGATCAATGAGTTCTACTTCAACTTCGGCCGCCGCGACGCCAAATTTGACTCGCAGGTTCCGAGTGTAGCTCTCCAGATCGCCGGAACCGGCTTTATCGGGTCCAATCCGTTCTCGCCGGTCACTCGTCGCGAAAATCGTTACCAGCTTCGCGACAATATGACCTGGGCACCTAAGAACCACATCGTCAAATTCGGAGTTGATATGAACTACGTGGGTGGACGTGCCAGCTTTGAGCTGAACTTCCCCGCACTTTTCAACTTCAGCCAGCAGTCGTGCAGCACGCTCATCACAGGATGCACGGGGCCCGCATTGACCGCGATCCAGGCATACGGTCTTGGTTTTCCGAGTGTGTTCATTCAGGGTTTTGGTGACCCGAACAGCTCGATCAAAAATAAACCGATCGGTATGTTCATCCAGGATACCTGGAAGCTCAGCCGCCGCGTTACCTTTAACTACGGTGTCCGTTACGACATCGAGCTGACCGATGAGTTTGCCCCGAGTGCATTCCGCGATCCGCTGACCGGCATTACCTTGACGCAGGAAGATGTGCAGGTGGCCCAGGATGCTCTCAACATCACGCAGGGATTCCCGCGTGACCGTAACAACATCGCACCGCGAATCGGTGCAGCGTGGGATGTCCGCGGAAACGGCAAGACTGTCATCCGTGCTGCCGGTGGTATGTTCTACGATCACCCACTGCTCGTAGTATCCTTCAACTCGAACGTTGCTGACGGTTCACAGCAGCAGCAGGCGACACTTCTGCCGATCGGCGGTCCGTCGCCACTCGGCTTGTTCAACGCATTTCAGGTAATGCACGGAACCCTGATTCCTTGTAACTTTGCGGGTGCATCGCCGGGAACCAACTGCACGCCTGGCCTTGCCGGTTCGGCTCAGTATCTCCCGGGTTATATGCGTTTCAATCCGAGCACCTTTACCGGTTTCGGACCGATCTTGCCGTTCACACTGCACGTGTCAAAGGACTTTGAGTATCCGTACGCGATGCAGGGCAACCTTGCTATTGAACAACAGATCGGCAAGGATATGTCGCTCTCAGCCAGTTACATCACCGTCAATTCACGTCACCTTGCCCACCCGCAGGACGTCAATCAGGTGAATCTACAGGCCTTGACTGATAACTTCCGCCGTTACACCGCAAATAATCCGCTCGCTTGCGGCGGCCCTTGCGGACCGAACGGACGTGCTCCGTCAAACCTTTCTGAAGCTGCGTTCTTCTCAATGCCGACGACCTCCAACGCTCTTTACACGGTCGTCATTCCGGGACTGATCGCAGTCAATAACACGACCGGACTTAGGATCGTCAGCCCGATCGTTGCTAACTTCTTCCGCCGCCTCGGCCCGAACTACTTCTTTGCCGCGGCCGTCACCGGCGGAGCAGTTACCAAGGCAGTGCTCGACGCTCAGCTTGCCGGATCGCTCCGCTCTGCGGGTCCGATCAATCCGTATGCTGACGTCAATGCCCAGCTTTCGGATGGCAACTCGTCATACAATGCCTTGAACATCGAATTGAAAAAGCGATTTTCAAGCAACGTTCAGTTCTTTGCGACCTATACCTGGTCACACTCGATCGACGATTCGTCGGATCTGCAGACGCTTCTTAAACCGCAGGATAATAACAATTTCCGTGCGGAACGTTCGGATTCGCTGTTCGATCAGCGTCACCGATTCGTATTCAGCGGTGTTATCGGTGCTCCGGATAGCTGGAGATCAGATGGTGGCTTCAAGCGGTTTTTGCACGGATTTTCGTTTGCTCCGATCGTCGAATACGGTTCAGGCCGTCCCTTCAACATTCTGGCAGTGGGCGATGCGAACGGCGATTTCCAGAGCACGAACGAGCGTCCGACCGTTAGGACCGACGGTTCGCTCTGTGCGACCGGTGTTGACGCGAACTGCTTCCAGGGCGTCTTCCCGATGAGCGGCAATCTGGGACGTAATATGGGTATCACCCGCAATTACTTCTCGGTTGACGCACGTCTCACCAAGAAGATCCGCATTGGCGAACGTGTCAGTCTGGACCTCATTGCCGAGGGCTTTAACTTGTTCAACCGCTTTAACGAGGCGGCATCGAACCCGTTCTATCAGGTCGTCAACTCTGTCGGCCAGAAGAAGGGTGGTAAATACCTCAGCAACTCAACGTCCGCATTTGACCCGCGGCAGTTCCAGTTTGGCCTGAAGCTCAACTTCTAAGCCACCGGATCTGATCAAGACTTGCGGCCGGATATTCGACGAATATCCGGCCGCATTTTTGCGTCGATACGTTTTGCTCGGGTAATCTATTGATGATGTCGATTTCCGAAAAGATAAGGCAGTTTGCTCTCGACGCCGGCTTTGACAAGGTTGGCATCGTCCCGGCAATGTACCTCGACGATGAGACCGAGCGGTTCAAGCTCTGGCTCGACGCCGGACACCACGCCGAAATGGCCTGGATAGCCCGCGATCCGCAACGCCGCACAGATCCTCGTGAGATCTTCCCGGCAGCACGGTCGGTCGTCGTCGTACTCAAAAATTACTATACCGATCACCGGCATACGTCTCCTGGAAAGATCTCGCGGTACGCGTGGGGAGACGATTATCACGACGTGGTCGGAGCCGCACTCCGGACTATGCTCGAACTCATAAGGACCGAGGTCCCGGATGCGGACGGTAAGGCCTGCGTCGATATCTCGCCGATGATGGACAAGGCCTGGGCCGTCCGGGCGGGACTCGGGTGGCAGGGCAAACACTCTAATGTAATAACTCGCGACCTTGGTTCGTGGGTCTTTATCGGCGAACTGATCCTCGATCTCGATCTCGAATACGACGCCGTACAGGTCGAAGATCATTGCGGCACTTGCACGGCCTGCCTCGATGCCTGCCCGACGTCGGCGATCGTCGAACCGTACATCGTCGATTCGGCCAAATGCATCTCATACGCGACGATCGAGCATCGTGGTGAATCGCTGCCGCCGAATATTGCGCAAAATCTCGAGGGTTGGATCTACGGCTGTGACATATGTCAGGACGTATGCCCTTGGAATCGATTTGAAAAGCAGACGTCCGAGGCACGATTTGAACCACGACTAGGCCAAACGTCGCTCGATCCGGATGCGGTCATCGAAATGGACCACGAGGCATATGTCGAGCGATTTCGTCGCTCGGCTGTCAAGCGTGCAAAATTGGGCGGCCTGCAGCGTAACGCAAATTATCTCAACAAATGAGCACCACACGTGCCGCAAAACCCATATATGAAGAGAAGTAGCTACTTATTGCCAACTATTATGATCGGGGCATTTGTATTCGCCGTCTCCGGTGCTTTGATATCGGCTCGAGCCGATTCGGCAGCATTATCGACTTTGGCAAAGCCTTTGCCGACGCCCGTAAGGACACAGGCAAGGACCGCGGATGCTGAATTCAAACGGCTACTGCGTCTCCGCGATTCATTGGCAAAAATTCCGGTGGAAAAAATTGATCGCCAACCGCATAAGAGCTTTATAAAGGCCAACCGCAAGGATATCGTTTACAGCGAACCTGCCGGTCAGTGGTTGGTGCGGTCAGACCTTTTTTGGAATTTGCGAAATAAGTACAAGGCACTGCCGATCGCCGACGACATTGCTTGGGCCGCCGCCGAAAACCCTTTGCCGGGTGAATGTGAGGGCGATATAAACTGCTACATCTACACTAACCGCGTCACACTCGCCCAATATTTGAGTTTCTACCCTAACGGAAAGAGTGCTAAAAAGGCTCTGGCCGAGATCATCGAGGAGCTTGACTACATAGTCGAAGACCTAAACGGCAAAAAGGGAAACTATGTGGGCCCGGACGACAAGGCGGGGCGGGACGAACTTGCCAAAAGGATCGCGGAAATGCGTGTGATCTTGTCAAAGGTCACCGCGGCGGACCGTGCAAAGGTCATCTCGCAGCTTGCTACGATAGGCGAAGCGTTCAGGTAGAGCGAAATTCGCCGGACTATCCTGTATCATTAATTTAATGCTTCGCGATGCTTACAATCGGGTCATCCGTGACCTTCGTATTTCGGTGACCGACCGGTGCAACTTCAGGTGCTTTTACTGCCTGCCGAACGGCGAACCGCCGATGGCTCGAAAAGATACGTTACTGACCTTTGAAGAAACAACGTACTTAGCCGAAATATTCGTTTCGCTCGGCATCGAGAAGATAAGGCTCACCGGCGGAGAACCGCTTGTGCGAAAGGACGTTTCCAACCTTGCGGCGGGCATCGCCGCTCTTAAGCCGCAACTCAAGGATCTCGCGATCACTACCAACGGGTTCATTTTTCCGGCACACGCCGCCGATCTGCGAAAGGCAGGTGTCGATCGTGTAACGATCAGTCTGGATAGTCTCGACCGCGATAAATTTGCCAAAATGACCGGCGTCGACGGTATCGACAAGGTCTTTGACGCGATCGAGGCGGCACGGCAAACGGGCTTTGATCCGATCAAGATCAATGCCGCTGTCATCCGCGGGCATAATGACGATGAGTTTGTCGACTTTGCCCGATTTGCCCGTGAAAATGCGATCTCGATGCGATTCATCGAGTTTATGCCGCTCGATAGCGGTCACGAGTGGAGCCGTGAAATGGTCGTCCCGGGCCGCGAGATCTACGACACGATCAACGCCGTCTACCCATTGAAATTAAAAGGTGCGTCGCGTGGAAGCGAGACCGCCTGGAAATATGAGTTTGCCGACGGCTCGCCCGGCGAGATCGGGATCATCGCTCCGGTGACCGAGATGTTCTGTGGTGCCTGCTCACGAATTCGCCTAACGGCCGACGGCCAGATCCGTACCTGTCTTTTCTCAAATATCGAACATAACCTCCGAGATGTGCTCCGTAGCGGTGCCTCGCGATCCGAGATCATTGCCTTTATCGAAGATGTAGTCTTAAAAAAAGAACCGCGTCATTACATAAACGACGCGGACTTTGTCCAACCATCACGCACGATGAGCTTTATCGGCGGCTAATACCCATTCAGTCCGGCCTACAATCGCTCAAACCTCGCCTGAAAGAACCTCAAATACTTCGGCTCGTAGACCATCTTCAGCCCGGTCGTCTGGTCACGGATCTCAAATGCTGCGCGGACTGATTCGGCAACGACATCCATATGGGCCTGTGTATATACGCGACGCGGGATGGTCAGGCGCGTTAGTTCGAGTTTGGGGAAATTGTGGTCGCCGGTCTTAGCGTTGCGTCCGGCGCTTGCGATACCGCGTTCCATCGAGCGGATCCCGGAGTCGAGATAGAGTTCGGCGGCCAGCGTTTGCGCCGGAAACTTGATCTGATCAAGATGCGGATAAAATGCCTTGGCGTCCAGAAATATCGCGTGGCCGCCGACCGGATGGACGATCGGGATGCCCCACGTCGTCAGCAGTTCGCCAAGATAACGCACCTGACCGATACGCGAATGGATATGTTCGTCCTGCACGCTTTCGGCGATACCGATCGCCATCGCCTCGAGGTCGCGGCCGGCGAGGCCGCCGTAGGTATGCAGCCCTTCATAAACAACGACGAGATTTCTCAGCTCTTCAAACATTTCGTGGTCGTTGATGGCCAGCCAGCCGCCAATATTGACGAGACTGTCTTTTTTGGCACTCATCCAGGCACCGTCGGTGTAAGAGCAAAATTCCAGCAGGATCTCGGCGATCGACTTGTTTTCGTAACCGTCTTCGCGTTCCTGTATAAAGAATGAGTTTTCGACAAGGCGCGTGGCGTCGAGATATACCTTGATACCGTAGCGGTCAGCGAGTGCTCGCACCGCCCGGATGTTTTCCATACTCACCGGTTGACCGCCGGCCATATTTACCGTTCCGGCGACGCTGACATACGCGATATTCTCAGCACCCTCGCGCTTGATAAGTGCGTCGAGTTTGTCTAGGTCGATATTCCCCTTAAATTTGTGCAGTATCTCGGGGTCGTGTGCTTCGTCGATGATGACGTCGGCAAAGATGCCGCCGGCTAACTCCTGATGTAGCCGCGTGGTCGTAAAGTACATATTGCCGGGGACATACTGGCCCTTTTTGATCGCGACCTGAC
This is a stretch of genomic DNA from Chloracidobacterium sp.. It encodes these proteins:
- a CDS encoding MBL fold metallo-hydrolase — encoded protein: MKIIPLSIPTPFYVGDVNVYLIKEDPVTLIDVGPKTPAASKALREKLAQHGIKFSDVRRIVLTHAHEDHCGLTKQVRDESKNAEVLIHEWETGHLFGRLAHQEHRDLMHRSGVPDSVFLEMQSLYEEISLLTDSLADGEYRPLLDDAELEFDGGVLRVLHTPGHTPGSCSFVREADRTLICGDCVIKRITPNPILSPHPLDPTQRFQSLGEYLVSLARLRSFSPTLAYGGHGEPVTDFEEIFNRYVRAIDERQRRVISLVPKTGTTAFDVARELFPDSFDHDVHRFLAISESIAHLDYAHSEGKIALEISGGIEHYRPN
- a CDS encoding TonB-dependent receptor; amino-acid sequence: MRSLPSNAAAALSRLVVFTAALLVFTASAMAQAQATAADLSGTVTDPSGAVVAGATVTAKNIGTNAARTVVSGPDGDYQFIGLTPGAYEISAQASNFKKVVISPVRLTVGQSAALSIKLEIGGQDIVVNVSGDDVQLVETTRTTVSNTIDQARINNLPINERSATGFALTLSTVGRDNGRAVGPAPTSGLNIGGQRGRSTLVQVDGADFTDNSINAARSTVSQEAVQEYQVTTNSYMPEFGRATGGIVNVVTKRGSNDFHGNVFGFIRDKSIQSKNAFAPLIDNDPSKKPGYTRAQYGATLGGPIAREKAFFFIAFEQRRRQESGFFTGDIVGGATSSVTIGAPILPFTQTFNGMTAAQVGYVQGLIATGIPANISQAVSYAYLTSAGTQTALNGGSTLISAGGAIPAGQPVGNRFFLSGAPVPLTRNAGGEFVAFRPLNQLRRIFPISEGTTYYSGRYDQVLNDNNQLSIRVGYNPSRINGIQDESQNQTLGQNDYSRTGIQDLKDMSFGASITSIMPKNLINEFYFNFGRRDAKFDSQVPSVALQIAGTGFIGSNPFSPVTRRENRYQLRDNMTWAPKNHIVKFGVDMNYVGGRASFELNFPALFNFSQQSCSTLITGCTGPALTAIQAYGLGFPSVFIQGFGDPNSSIKNKPIGMFIQDTWKLSRRVTFNYGVRYDIELTDEFAPSAFRDPLTGITLTQEDVQVAQDALNITQGFPRDRNNIAPRIGAAWDVRGNGKTVIRAAGGMFYDHPLLVVSFNSNVADGSQQQQATLLPIGGPSPLGLFNAFQVMHGTLIPCNFAGASPGTNCTPGLAGSAQYLPGYMRFNPSTFTGFGPILPFTLHVSKDFEYPYAMQGNLAIEQQIGKDMSLSASYITVNSRHLAHPQDVNQVNLQALTDNFRRYTANNPLACGGPCGPNGRAPSNLSEAAFFSMPTTSNALYTVVIPGLIAVNNTTGLRIVSPIVANFFRRLGPNYFFAAAVTGGAVTKAVLDAQLAGSLRSAGPINPYADVNAQLSDGNSSYNALNIELKKRFSSNVQFFATYTWSHSIDDSSDLQTLLKPQDNNNFRAERSDSLFDQRHRFVFSGVIGAPDSWRSDGGFKRFLHGFSFAPIVEYGSGRPFNILAVGDANGDFQSTNERPTVRTDGSLCATGVDANCFQGVFPMSGNLGRNMGITRNYFSVDARLTKKIRIGERVSLDLIAEGFNLFNRFNEAASNPFYQVVNSVGQKKGGKYLSNSTSAFDPRQFQFGLKLNF
- the queG gene encoding tRNA epoxyqueuosine(34) reductase QueG — protein: MMSISEKIRQFALDAGFDKVGIVPAMYLDDETERFKLWLDAGHHAEMAWIARDPQRRTDPREIFPAARSVVVVLKNYYTDHRHTSPGKISRYAWGDDYHDVVGAALRTMLELIRTEVPDADGKACVDISPMMDKAWAVRAGLGWQGKHSNVITRDLGSWVFIGELILDLDLEYDAVQVEDHCGTCTACLDACPTSAIVEPYIVDSAKCISYATIEHRGESLPPNIAQNLEGWIYGCDICQDVCPWNRFEKQTSEARFEPRLGQTSLDPDAVIEMDHEAYVERFRRSAVKRAKLGGLQRNANYLNK
- the moaA gene encoding GTP 3',8-cyclase MoaA, which codes for MLRDAYNRVIRDLRISVTDRCNFRCFYCLPNGEPPMARKDTLLTFEETTYLAEIFVSLGIEKIRLTGGEPLVRKDVSNLAAGIAALKPQLKDLAITTNGFIFPAHAADLRKAGVDRVTISLDSLDRDKFAKMTGVDGIDKVFDAIEAARQTGFDPIKINAAVIRGHNDDEFVDFARFARENAISMRFIEFMPLDSGHEWSREMVVPGREIYDTINAVYPLKLKGASRGSETAWKYEFADGSPGEIGIIAPVTEMFCGACSRIRLTADGQIRTCLFSNIEHNLRDVLRSGASRSEIIAFIEDVVLKKEPRHYINDADFVQPSRTMSFIGG
- a CDS encoding tyrosine phenol-lyase, which encodes MTIGQQFSRRSWAEPWKIKMVEPLNMITREDREKALTEAGYNTFLLRSDDVYIDLLTDSGTGAMSDRQWAGMMLGDEAYAGSRNFYHLDDAIQKYYGYKYIVPTHQGRGAEHLISQVAIKKGQYVPGNMYFTTTRLHQELAGGIFADVIIDEAHDPEILHKFKGNIDLDKLDALIKREGAENIAYVSVAGTVNMAGGQPVSMENIRAVRALADRYGIKVYLDATRLVENSFFIQEREDGYENKSIAEILLEFCSYTDGAWMSAKKDSLVNIGGWLAINDHEMFEELRNLVVVYEGLHTYGGLAGRDLEAMAIGIAESVQDEHIHSRIGQVRYLGELLTTWGIPIVHPVGGHAIFLDAKAFYPHLDQIKFPAQTLAAELYLDSGIRSMERGIASAGRNAKTGDHNFPKLELTRLTIPRRVYTQAHMDVVAESVRAAFEIRDQTTGLKMVYEPKYLRFFQARFERL